The following coding sequences are from one Sardina pilchardus chromosome 16, fSarPil1.1, whole genome shotgun sequence window:
- the LOC134059648 gene encoding NACHT, LRR and PYD domains-containing protein 12-like, translated as MEECKPDTVSDKYTQKKLKRIFQVLEEKIITFVKNELKRFKKIVSPDYQEKSEGKEQDETNAREGALKMALHFLRNMKQNSIADKLQESKTFELCVVWQTELKKNLKNKYQSVFEGMPKQGSSALLEKIYTEVYITEGGSGKVNEEHEVRQIESISKRPAGQETPIKCRDIFKPLPGQDKPIRSVITKGVAGIGKTVSVQKYILDWAEGKENQDVHFIFPLPFRELNRMKDKQLSLMDLLHHFFSEIKQLTFPSQGKYKVLFIFDGLDECRLQLDFQKNDILTEMTNVTSLDVLLTNLIKGDLLRSALVWITSRPAAANQIPPECVDRVTEVQGFSDAQKEEYFRKRISDENLASKVVTHIESSRSLHIMCHIPVFCWIAATVIERILKTEGDKQVPKTLTEMYTYFLVFQTKQRSLKFEGVYDTDPQWNQASLLALGKLAYEQLNKGNLIFYEDDLRESGIDVREAAVHCGICTQIFQEESGLHQEKLYCFVHLSIQEYLAALYVILMLITEGKDLMSPQQPPRTMFQRLKWKTGKPMTTLQKSAVDKAMEHEDGRFDLFLRFLLGFSLESNQRLLRGLIKEAHHESKEEIGRYIKTKIREMPSSERVLNLFHCLNEVNDHSLVEEVQSFLSAGTLSAAKLSSTQWSALVFVLLTSAEKLDVFDLKKYSRSNECLLRLQPVVEESQKALLNSCGLTERSCAGLASVLTKASSKLKHLDLNDNSIGDNGVQELCSGLGNPNCALETLRLSDCSITEKGYASLASALRLNPNHLRELDLSGNDPGKSGVKLLLDLKEDPQCTLRNVQFLKSSAAEEACAAVASAVGSNPLLMTQLDLSERIPGALGVTQLCALLQDPHCTLQTLRLVDNCSIGEEGFRALASALRSNPSHMRELQLSENEAAGDSGVKHLSSLLEDPNCKLEKLHLDNCSIGEEGFRALASALRSNPSHMRELQLSENRAAGDSGVKHLSSLLEDPNCKLETLHLSCCSIGEEGFRALASALRSNPSHMRELQLGGNEAGDSGVKHLSSLLEDPNCKLEKLHLQWCSITDEGFRALASALRSNPSALRELNLWCNHPGPSAQQLLSELKTHPNCKHLRILGP; from the exons ATGGAAGAATGCAAACCAGATACTGTCAGTGACAAGTATACCCAGAAGAAACTCAAGCGCATATTCCAG GTGCTTGAGGAGAAGATCATCACCTTTGTGAAGAATGAGCTGAAGAGATTCAAGAAGATTGTGAGTCCAGATTACCAAGAGAAGTCTGAAGGTAAAGAGCAGGATGAGACTAATGCCAGAGAAGGGGCTCTTAAGATGGCACTGCACTTCCTGAGGAACATGAAGCAGAATAGTATTGCTGACAAACTGCAAGAAAGTAAGACAT TTGAACTTTGTGTAGTGTGGCAGACTGAATTGAAGAAAAATCTCAAGAACAAGTACCAGAGTGTGTTTGAAGGAATGCCCAAGCAagggagctctgctctgctggaaaagatctacacagaggtttacatcacagagggaggaagtggaaaAGTAAATGAGGAGCATGAAGTCAGGCAGATTGAGTCCATTTCCAAGAGACCAGCTGGACAGGAGACACCAATCAAATGCAGAGATATCTTTAAGCCCCTGCCTGGCCAagacaaaccaatcagaagtgtcATCACAAAGGGAGTAGCTGGCATTGgcaaaactgtctcagttcaGAAGTACATCCTGGACTGGGCTGAAGGAAAAGAAAACCAAGATGTCCACTTCATCTTTCCACTGCCTTTTAGGGAGCTAAACCGCATGAAAGATAAACAGCTCTCTTTGATGGATCTTCTTCACCACTTTTTCTCAGAAATTAAGCAGTTAACCTTTCCCAGCCAGGGGAAGTACAAAGTGTTGTTCATCTTTGACGGTCTGGATGAGTGCCGACTCCAGCTAGACTTTCAGAAAAATGACATTTTGACTGAAATGACGAATGTCACTTCATTGGATGTTCTGCTGACAAATCTCATCAAAGGTGATCTGCTTCGCTCTGCTCTCGTTTGGATCACCtctcgaccagcagcagccaatcaaatccctCCTGAGTGTGTTGACCGGGTCACAGAAGTACAAGGGTTCAGCGACGCTCAGAAggaggagtacttcaggaagaggatcagtgaTGAGAATCTTGCCAGCAAAGTTGTCACTCACATAGAATCATCAAGAAGCCTCCACATTATGTGCCACATACCAGTGTTTTGCTGGATTGCAGCTACTGTTATTGAACGTATTCTTAAGACTGAAGGAGATAAGCAAGTTCCAAAGACTTTGACAGAGATGTACACGTATTTCCTTGTTTTTCAAACCAAGCAGAGGAGTCTGAAGTTTGAAGGAGTTTATGACACAGATCCACAGTGGAACCAGGCTAGTCTCCTCGCTCTAGGAAAGTTGGCCTACGAGCAGCTGAACAAGGGCAACCTGATCTTTTATGAAGAcgacctgagagagagtggtattgATGTCAGAGAGGCAGCAGTACACTGTGGCATCTGCACCCAGATCTTTCAGGAGGAGTCAGGCCTTCATCAGGAAAAGttgtactgctttgtgcatctgagcatccaggagtaccTTGCAGCTCTGTATGTGATCCTGATGTTAATAACTGAGGGGAAAGATCTCATGTCCCCACAGCAACCCCCCAGAACAATGTTTCAACGTCTGAAATGGAAAACGGGCAAACCCATGACCACCTTACAGAAGAGTGCAGTGGACAAAGCAATGGAACATGAAGATGGGCGCTTTGATCTGTTCCTCCGTTTCCTTCTTGGCTTCTCTCTGGAATCCAACCAGAGACTCTTGAGAGGCCTAATAAAGGAAGCACACCATGAAAGCAAAGAAGAAATAGGCAGGTACATTAAGACAAAGATCAGGGAGATGCCATCATCAGAAAGAGTTCtcaacctcttccactgtctgaatgaagtcaatgatCACTCCTTAGTGGAGGAGGTCCAGAGCTTCCTGAGTGCAGGGACACTTTCAGCTGCCAAACTCTCATCCACACAGTGGTCAgctcttgtgtttgtgcttctgacGTCAGCAGAAAAGCTGGATGTGTTTGATTTGAAGAAGTACAGCAGGTCTAATGAATGTCTCCTAAGGCTGCAGCCAGTGGTGGAGGAATCCCAAAAGGCTCT GCTCAACAGTTGTGGGctcactgagaggagctgtgcaggtctggcaTCTGTCCTCACCAAAGCGTCTTCAAAGCTGAAACATCTGGACCTCAATGACAACAGTATTGGAGATAATGGTGTCCAAGAATTGTGTAGTGGACTGGGTAACCCAAActgtgcactggagacactcag GCTCTCTGACTGCAGTATCACAGAGAAGGGCTATGCTAGTCTGGCTTCAGCCCTGAGGTTAAATCCCAATCACCTGAGAGAGCTTGATCTCAGTGGAAATGATCCAGGGAAATCTGGAGTCAAGCTGCTTTTAGACCTGAAGGAGGATCCACAGTGTACACTGAGAAATGTCCA GTTCCTGAAGAGTAgtgctgctgaggaagcctgtgctgctgtggcttcagctgtgggttcaaaCCCCTTACTCATGACTCAGCTGGATCTGAGTGAGCGCATACCAGGAGCCTTGGGAgtgactcagctgtgtgctttactgcaggatccccactgcacactgcagacattaCGGTTAGTAGAT aactgcagtattggagaggaaggcttcagagctcttgcatcagcactgagatcaaacccctcacacatgagagagctgcagctgagtgagaATGAAgcagcaggagactcaggagtgaagcatctttcttctcttctggaggatcccaactgtaaactggagaaactaca cctggataactgcagtattggagaggaaggcttcagagctcttgcatcagcactgagatcaaacccctcacacatgagagagctgcagctgagtgagaATAGAgcagcaggagactcaggagtgaagcatctttcttctcttctggaggatcccaactgtaaactggagacactaca cctgtcatgctgcagtattggagaggaaggcttcagagctcttgcatcagcactgagatcaaacccctcacacatgagagagctgcagctgggtgggaatgaagcaggagactcaggagtgaagcatctttcttctcttctggaggatcccaactgtaaactggagaaactaca